Genomic segment of Actinomycetota bacterium:
TTCGGCTTCGTCCAGCCGATCGACGGGGGCGAGGACGTGTACGTCCACGCCTCCACGCTCGAGGGGACCGTGCTCCGATCGGGCGACGTGATCGAGTACGACGTGGAGGAGGGCGACGACGGCCCCCAGGCCACCAGCGTGCGGATCGCCGAACGCGCACCGGAGGACAACCCGGCCGGACGGGTCGTCGTCGGCGGCCCCCCGCCGACCTGGGACCAACTCGAGCAGATCGAACGCGAGAAGCGTCAACGGCGCCGCCAGCGTCGGCGCCGCCGCTGAGGAGGCCCACGTGGCGGGGCCTGCCACCGTCCCGGTCCGGGAGGCGGACACCGGCACTGACAGCATCGCCGACCGTCCCTGGGACGTGATCGTCTGGGACGATCCGGTCAACCTCATGTCGTACGTGGTGTACGTGTTCCGCAAGATCTTCGGGTTCACGGAACCGGTCGCACGCAAGCTGATGCTCGATGTCCACCACAAGG
This window contains:
- a CDS encoding cold shock domain-containing protein, whose amino-acid sequence is MPTGRVKVFDEERNFGFVQPIDGGEDVYVHASTLEGTVLRSGDVIEYDVEEGDDGPQATSVRIAERAPEDNPAGRVVVGGPPPTWDQLEQIEREKRQRRRQRRRRR
- the clpS gene encoding ATP-dependent Clp protease adapter ClpS, producing MAGPATVPVREADTGTDSIADRPWDVIVWDDPVNLMSYVVYVFRKIFGFTEPVARKLMLDVHHKGKALVASEPRETAEMHVRQLHAHGLQATMQRSS